A DNA window from Aspergillus nidulans FGSC A4 chromosome I contains the following coding sequences:
- a CDS encoding putative diacylglycerol O-acyltransferase (DgaT) (transcript_id=CADANIAT00006851), translating to MATRKTAIYRHAVAVHSQVQHSCLSRDSTKATSFIGFRNLMVVVLVAMNLRLVIENFLKYGVLICIRCHDYRKQDVVIGAILFALVPCQLLCSYFIELAASRHAQRVIGRAKKQDKDRILNESKRTWFAIALLHSIISFFGLAATSYVIFYYVNHPGIGTVCEVQVIIVSLKSYSYALTNRDLRRAMLGSPSADSDIPELYRSCPYPRNITLGNLAYFLWAPTLVYQPVYPRTPRIRWSFVGKRLFEFVCLSVVMWLLSAQYAAPLLRNATQKIATLDIASILERGLKLSTISLVIWLAGFYALFQSLLNGLAEIMRFGDREFYTDWWNSPSFGVYWRSWNRPVYIFMKRHVYMPLVTRGWNPTLAGTVVFAVSAVLHEILVGVPTHNLIGVASIAMMFQLPLILLTAPFERFKSPLGKAIGNSFFWVTFCVVGQPLGALLYFFAWQAKYGSVSQTHP from the exons GG TGGCCATGAATCTTCGCCTAGTGATTGAAAACTTCCTTAAG TATGGTGTTTTGATTTGCATCAGATGTCATGACTATCGCAAACAAGACGTTGTGATCGGAGCGATTCTCTTCGCCCTGGTCCCTTGCCAGTTGCTATGTTCGTACTTCATCGAGTTGGCTGCTTCTAGGCATGCTCAACGCGTTATCGGTCGAGCAAAGAAACAGGACAAGGACAGGATCCTGAACGAGTCTAAAAGGACTTGGTTCGCCATTGCGCTGCTGCATTCTATTATCAGCTTCTTTGGTCTGGCTGCAACAAGCTATGTCATCTTCTACTACGTCAACCACCCCGGGATCGGCACTGTCTGTGAAGTCCAGGTGATCATCGTGTCGCTAAAGTCGTACTCGTACGCACTGACGAATCGCGACCTACGTCGCGCTATGCTCGGCTCTCCGTCGGCGGACTCTGATATCCCAGAACTCTACCGGTCTTGTCCATATCCGCGGAACATCACCCTGGGCAATCTAGCATATTTCCTTTGGGCCCCAACGCTCGTATACCAGCCGGTCTATCCCCGAACGCCTCGCATTCGCTGGTCTTTTGTTGGAAAGCGTTTATTCGAGTTTGTTTGTCTCTCAGTGGTTATGTGGCTACTTTCCGCGCAATATGCTGCCCCCCTCCTGCGCAACGCGACCCAGAAAATTGCCACATTAGACATTGCATCTATTTTGGAGAGAGGACTGAAGCTCTCCACTATCTCTCTCGTGATCTGGCTTGCTGGGTTCTATGCCCTCTTCCAGTCACTGCTGAACGGACTGGCTGAGATCATGCGGTTTGGAGACCGCGAGTTCTACACGGACTGGTGGAACAGCCCAAGTTTTGGCGTGTACTGGCGATCCTGGAATCGCCCTGTGTATATATTCATGAAGCGGCATGTTTACATGCCGCTCGTTACCCGGGGCTGGAACCCAACGTTGGCAGGTACCGTCGTCTTCGCGGTTTCCGCCGTGCTGCACGAGATCCTGGTAGGAGTCCCTACACATAATCTGATTG GTGTCGCGTCCATAGCGATGATGTTCCAGCTCCCGTTGATTCTTCTGACTGCGCCTTTCGAGAGGTTCAAATCCCCTCTGGGAAAAGCTATTGGAAATTCGTTCTTTTGGGTAACATTCTGCGTCGTTGGACAACCTCTTGGAGCGCTTCTGTATTTCTTTGCATGGCAAGCGAAATACGGCAGCGTCAGTCAGACACATCCGTAG
- a CDS encoding MAPEG family protein (transcript_id=CADANIAT00006852), protein MVEISIPANYGYAIAVSLGAIPVLGFIHGVLVGSFRKAAGVPYPHAYASIEQCKANIVFQERVLNDVCEQPKAYKFNCAQRAHGNFLENAPQTMLSILVAGVKYPEAAAGLGAAWVVLRTLYMLGYIYSDKPNGTGRYNGSLYLLAQAGLWGLSAFGVAKDLM, encoded by the exons ATGGTCGAGATCTCCATCCCCGCAAACTACGG ATATGCCATCGCCGTTTCGCTAGGCGCAATCCCTGTCCTGGGATTCATCCATGGTGTCCTCGTCGGCTCTTTTCGCAAGGCCGCTGGCGTGCCGTACCCCCACGCCTATGCCAGCATTGAGCAATGTAAAGCTAAC ATTGTGTTCCAAGAGAGAGTACTAAATGACGTTTGTGAACAGCCCAAAGCCTACAAATTCAACTGCGCACAACGCGCCCACGGCAACTTCCTCGAGAACGCGCCGCAGACAATGCTCTCTATCCTGGTGGCAGGCGTCAAGTACCCAGAGGCAGCAGCGGGCTTAGGAGCGGCCTGGGTTGTTCTCCGCACCCTCTACATGCTGGGCTATATTTATAGCGACAAGCCGAACGGCACCGGCAGGTACAATGGTTCGCTGTACTTGCTTGCGCAAGCGGGTCTTTGGGGATTGAGCGCATTTGGTGTTGCAAAGGATTTGATGTAA
- the pyrG gene encoding orotidine-5'-phosphate decarboxylase pyrG (transcript_id=CADANIAT00006853) — protein MSSKSHLPYAIRATNHPNPLTSKLFSIAEEKKTNVTVSADVTTSAELLDLADRLGPYIAVLKTHIDILTDLTPSTLSSLQSLATKHNFLIFEDRKFIDIGNTVQKQYHGGALRISEWAHIINCAILPGEGIVEALAQTTKSPDFKDANQRGLLILAEMTSKGSLATGEYTARSVEYARKYKGFVMGFVSTRALSEVLPEQKEESEDFVVFTTGVNLSDKGDKLGQQYQTPGSAVGRGADFIIAGRGIYKADDPVEAVQRYREEGWKAYEKRVGL, from the exons ATGTCTTCGAAGTCCCACCTCCCCTACGCAATTCGCGCAACCAACCATCCCAACCCTTTAACATCTaaactcttctccatcgccgaggagaagaaaaccaaCGTCACCGTCTCCGCAGACGTTACTACTTCCGCCGAGCTCCTCGATCTTGCTGACC GCCTAGGCCCCTATATCGCAGTTCTGAAAACCCACATCGACATCCTCACCGATCTCACCCCGTCGACCCTTTCCTCGCTCCAATCCCTCGCGACAAAGCACAACTTCCTCATCTTTGAGGACCGCAAGTTCATCGACATCGGCAACACCGTGCAAAAGCAGTACCACGGTGGCGCTCTCCGCATCTCCGAATGGGCACACATCATCAACTGCGCCATCCTGCCGGGCGAAGGGATCGTCGAGGCCCTCGCACAGACAACCAAGTCTCCTGACTTTAAAGACGCGAATCAACGAGGTCTCCTGATTCTTGCCGAGATGACGAGTAAGGGATCTCTTGCGACAGGGGAGTACACGGCACGCTCGGTTGAGTACGCGCGGAAGTATAAGGGGTTTGTGATGGGATTCGTGAGTACAAGGGCGTTGAGTGAGGTGCTGCCcgaacagaaagaggagagcgaggattTTGTCGTCTTTACGACTGGGGTGAATCTGTCGGATAAGGGGGATAAGCTGGGGCAGCAGTATCAGACACCTGGGTCGGCGGTTGGGCGAGGTGCGGACTTTATCATTGCGGGTAGGGGCATCTATAAGGCGGACGATCCAGTCGAGGCGGTTCAGAGGTACCGGGAGGAAGGCTGGAAAGCTTACGAGAAAAGAGTTGGACTTTGA
- a CDS encoding transposase (transcript_id=CADANIAT00006854), with protein MDSPQQYQYPDSGCNPSSATRKGIGQWQDLEAILYEWHHILDWKGSYITGDILVEKARQIWSCLPQYRDQPPPAFSSGWLHQFKQRYNIKQRTYHGEAGSVLEEAEEKMKAMRTFAGQYNEDDIYNMDETGLFWRMPPSWSLSSVNTPGIRKDKSRISIICCVNASGTDRLPIWVIGKERTPRALRNINISAIGIRWQWNKNAWMDQIIMREWLLEFYQYIGQRSILLTMDNLPAHLSGLELAPPPPNVRICWLPKNSTSRFQPLDQGIIQNLKIYYRRQWLRYMLSHYERNLDPLQSVTILDCIRWLVRAWHHDVQSSTILACFYKSILVQDPIQLPIEAPDLRPLYMQVQQSGRISDCMDISFFLNPAEESLEISNSSNEISSDILLEQLIAEASGNADIYPNDLDDVSGEPARLPKPQDALDAVRLLISYMEGQDTAKTPILRSLERLERNIEGEIITARAQAP; from the exons ATGGATTCTCC TCAACAATATCAATACCCTGACTCTGGATGCaatccatcctcagcaactCGCAAGGGAATCGGCCAGTGGCAAGACCTTGAAGCTATCCTTTATGAATGGCATCATATACTTGATTGGAAGGGGTCATATATTACTGGTGATATCCTTGTTGAGAAAGCACGTCAAATCTGGAGTTGTCTGCCTCAGTATCGTGATCAGCCCCCACCTGCATTCAGTAGTGGCTGGCTACATCAATTCAAACAACGCTATAATATCAAGCAGCGGACATAccacggagaagctggctcagtactagaagaggctgaggaaaAGATGAAGGCAATGCGTACGTTTGCTGGCCagtataatgaggatgatatttacaatatggatgaaactgggcttttctggcgTATGCCTCCTTCATGGAGTCTATCGTCTGTTAATACGCCAGGAATCAGGAAAGATAAGAGTCggatatctataatatgtTGTGTCAATGCCTCTGGAACTGATCGACTACCAATCTGGGTAATTGGAAAGGAACGTACgccacgagctcttcgcaatatcaatatctcagcaattGGGATTCgatggcaatggaacaaAAATGCCTGGATGGACCAGATTATCATGCGAGAATGGCTCCTTGAATTCTATCAATATATTGGCCAGCGATCTATCCTTCTTACAATGGACAACCTCCCTGCACATCTTTCTGGCCTGGAGCTGGCACCACCGCCTCCCAATGTACGCATCTGCTGGCTCCCAAAGAATTCAACAAGCCGGTTCCAGCCTCTTGATCAGGGAATCATCCAGAATCTGAAGATATATTATCGGAGACAGTGGCTACGATATATGCTTTCTCACTATGAAAGGAACCTGGACCCGCTGCAATCTGTAACAATTCTAGATTGCATACGATGGCTTGTACGGGCCTGGCATCATGATGTCCAAAGCTCAACTATCCTAGCCTGCTTTTATAAGAGCATACTGGTCCAGGATCCTATCCAGCTTCCAATTGAAGCGCCTGATCTAAGGCCACTTTATATGCAGGTACAGCAATCTGGTAGGATATCAGATTGTATggatatctccttcttcctcaaccctGCAGAAGAGTCTCTAGAGATTAGTAACTCTAGTAATGAGATATCCTCAGATATATTACTTGAGCAACTAATTGCTgaggcttctggaaatgcagatatatatcctaatgatctggatgatgtTTCGGGCGAGCCGGCCCGtcttccaaagcctcaggatgctcttgatgctgtaCGACTTCTAATCTCTTATATGGAGGGTCAGGATACGGCCAAAACACCCATTCTTAGATCCCTTGAGCGGTTAGAACGAAATATAGAGGGTGAAATCATCACAGCAAGAGCTCAGGCACCTTAG
- a CDS encoding uncharacterized protein (transcript_id=CADANIAT00006855) → MAALLYFLGIVASLVAAAWVLRRTTYSPESQVQLEVPTNPSPISKKLAEALPHIVLLHRNKAFFKSINSYWAQQEREVMQACIVQPREASEVAKVIGILKREYDEQEASLTSRSGDVLFAVRGGGGLSFFTPCFGLACSNVLAYEVVLASGKIVTATAQPYPNLWRALKGGSNNFGVVTRFTLRCFPSTKIWGGFF, encoded by the exons ATGGCCGCTCTTCTGTATTTTCTGGGCATTGTGGCATCCCTGGTTGCGGCTGCTTGGGTTCTACGAAGGACAACATATTCACCCGAATCGCAAGTGCAGCTAGAAGTTCCAACAAATCCGAGTCCGATAAGCAAGAAGCTCGCAGAGGCGCTACCACATATTGTACTTTTGCATCGTAATAAGGCTTTCTTCAAGTCTATCAACTCATACTGGGCCCAACAGGAGCGTGAGGTTATGCAAGCATGCATCGTTCAACCACGAGAGGCTAGTGAGGTAGCCAAGGTCATCGGAATTCTCAAACGGGAGTATGATGAACAAGAGGCGTCGCTGACTAGTAGATCTGGTGATGTCTTGTTCGCTGTCCGAGGGGGCG GCGGGTTATCCTTCTTTACGCCATGCTTCGGTCTGGCCTGTTCGAATGTCCTAGCCTACGAAGTTGTTCTCGCCTCAGGTAAGATTGTTACGGCCACCGCTCAGCCATATCCCAATCTCTGGCGTGCTCTGAAAGGCGGCTCGAACAACTTCGGAGTCGTCACCCGCTTTACGCTGCGCTGTTTCCCGTCCACGAAGATCTGGGGTGGGTTCTTCTAA